The Bacteroidota bacterium sequence TTTTATACGGCTCGGTATTATTCTGCCAGTGAAGAGGAAGACTCACACACGATTATGAAAAATCTGCTCCTCGAAATGAAAACGCTTGAAGGCGAAATTACAACAATTCTCGAAGTACCGAAATCTGTAAGTCAAACAATTTAAGAAACTATTGCCACCGCATTCTCAAATTATTCCAACCGTTATATACAAATTTTGCAGTCCCTATAGTTAAGATCATAAACACACCGCCAGCTATTAAATCGATTACATAATGATATCGCAAATAAACAGTCCCAAAAATTAATAATGTTCCGATGGCCCAAAGGAATAATTTCGATTTCATTTTGTAGTGAGCCGAGATATACATTAATACAAGTGTCAGTTGAGTGTGCCCGCTGGGAAAAACATCCCGCTGCACAATCTCAACGGGATTCGGATGCCCTTTCACAATCGACTCGCCATAATTAACAAAGTCTCGGAGGAAGTTTGTAATAAATAACCCGGGCAATTCGGTGTTAGTCGTTCCAAAATCGTGCAGCGTAAATCTTGGACCGACCGCTGGCAGAAAAAAATAACCTATGTACGAAAGATAAAATCCGTACACGATTAAAAACGCTGCGTAATAAAACTTTTCGAAGTCCCCCTTTTTATACAACTCGTAACCTGCGATGATGAACAAAAAGTAAAAACTTGAATATGCAATTTGTATAATTTCGGTTAATAGCGGATGCGAAAACTGCCACAGCCAAACCGTAGGATCGACACCAAAAAGCCATCTATCAATCTCAATTAACAGCGTATCATAATCTTTTCCGTGTATCGGGGCGATCATAAAATAAAGCTGTTTGAATGTTAATAGAATCATCGGAGCAATATACCAGCTTCGGATACTTTTCAATAGTTTGTTTTCATACCTCGCATCGAGATTGGCAACCACTAAAACAAAAATTATTACAATAACATTAACAGATATTAATTCAAGATAGTGTTCGATACTTAAGTGGAAGATAATATCGAGGGCAATCAGGAGGGTAGCAAAAACTATAACTACTAAATCGAGAGGCTGTAAAGGAGAGAAATATTTTTTCAAATTCATTACTTAAGATAAATTAAACTCAACGAAGTAAAATAAATAAGCAAGCCCAAAGCATCGTTTGTGGTTGTGATGAAAGGACCTGTTGAAACAGCAGGGTCAATTTTTATTTTATCTAATATAAAAGGCATCACCGCACCGACAACTGTGGCATTAACAACAACAATTAACAGAGCAATACCGATAGCGAAGCCGAACCAAAAATCGCCGAACCAAAGTGTAGAAACAAGAATAAGTAAAGAACTCAGAATAAATCCGTTTGATAAAGAAACACCTAATTCTTTTATTAGTCGTTGTTTAATTTGACCGAACCAAATTTCACCGGTTGCTAATCCCCGCACAACAATCGCCGAAGATTGAATTCCTGCATTGCCGCCCATCGCCATTATAATAGGGATAAAGAAAGCAGCCATCACAATTTTTTCGAGGGAAGTTTGAAACTCGCTTAAAACTACAGCCGAAAGCATTTCCCCGACAAAGCCAAGCAAAAGCCAAGGCAAACGTAGCCGCATTACTTGAAAAACTGTTGCCGATGCTAACTCAGTGCCGGTAACACCAGCCATTTTTTCAATATCCTCAGCCGCTTCTTCTTGGATAACATCAACCACGTCGTCGATGGTTATAAGTCCGAGAAGTTCCAATTTATCACCAACCACAGGAATCGAAATTAAATCATACTTTTGCATTAAGTTCGCAACTTCCTCCTGGTCTGTCATTACATTTACGCTAATTAAATCTGCATCCATTACTTTATTGATGCGCTGACGGGGTGAATTGGTAATCAAATCTTTCAGAGTAAGTTTTCCGCACAACGTTTCGGAATCATCGACGGCATAAATAATATTTATATCTTCAATTTCTTTTGCAATCGCCCTGATTTTTTTTATCGCCTGATGAACCGTATCGTTTTGATTGACTGTAACGACTTCGGTTGCCATAATACCGCCGGCGGAGTCCTCGGGATAGCGAAGAAGCTCTTTAACTTCAGCCGATTCCTCGGCGGGCATTTCCTCTAAAACTCTTCCGGCAACAAAATCAGAAAGTTCTGCAACT is a genomic window containing:
- a CDS encoding phosphatase PAP2 family protein, whose amino-acid sequence is MKKYFSPLQPLDLVVIVFATLLIALDIIFHLSIEHYLELISVNVIVIIFVLVVANLDARYENKLLKSIRSWYIAPMILLTFKQLYFMIAPIHGKDYDTLLIEIDRWLFGVDPTVWLWQFSHPLLTEIIQIAYSSFYFLFIIAGYELYKKGDFEKFYYAAFLIVYGFYLSYIGYFFLPAVGPRFTLHDFGTTNTELPGLFITNFLRDFVNYGESIVKGHPNPVEIVQRDVFPSGHTQLTLVLMYISAHYKMKSKLFLWAIGTLLIFGTVYLRYHYVIDLIAGGVFMILTIGTAKFVYNGWNNLRMRWQ
- the mgtE gene encoding magnesium transporter, giving the protein MSDSLKNNNQPIIITRSRGKKTIEVDEELMFDIAELVHDQAAPALLNILTDLHPADIADIIDHLQNTEDREYVFNLLDVTAASEVLLELESSIREGLLELLPQERISALVGQLDSDDAADIVAELSDFVAGRVLEEMPAEESAEVKELLRYPEDSAGGIMATEVVTVNQNDTVHQAIKKIRAIAKEIEDINIIYAVDDSETLCGKLTLKDLITNSPRQRINKVMDADLISVNVMTDQEEVANLMQKYDLISIPVVGDKLELLGLITIDDVVDVIQEEAAEDIEKMAGVTGTELASATVFQVMRLRLPWLLLGFVGEMLSAVVLSEFQTSLEKIVMAAFFIPIIMAMGGNAGIQSSAIVVRGLATGEIWFGQIKQRLIKELGVSLSNGFILSSLLILVSTLWFGDFWFGFAIGIALLIVVVNATVVGAVMPFILDKIKIDPAVSTGPFITTTNDALGLLIYFTSLSLIYLK